A region from the Desulfoglaeba alkanexedens ALDC genome encodes:
- a CDS encoding MmgE/PrpD family protein, which yields MEKTVMPMTRRLAGFIAGYNAGGIPSVVYEHAKVAFLDWLGVTLGGKEDPLVKKLIAYSELMGGNEQATILGYGVKKSLEQAALINGSASHALDFDDTLEASLGHPSVTLFPSLLALAEWQGRSGIDFLTAYVIGLKAAAVIGACAGLPHYMSGSHATATIGHLASAAASARLLELDEQQTLFALGIAGTQAAGLKRVFGTMCKPLHAGRASQAGLTAALLAKEGFTSAEDILEGPHGFFAVLKGEVKEAVLESLGKTWDIEKLAQKYHASCHATHSPIEAAVWLVETHRIKARDLREIKVFVSQLALDAAGKLAPTSGLEGKFSIPYCVVNAILRRDTGMTAFTDEKVRDAEVAEYMKKVKLELDDGLGGLEARVVLVDNGGEEYVKTWDILKDIPDLETKKRKIGDKFSDLCRAVLGDTKTRKLRDQVVSLEKLDAMPRIIEQI from the coding sequence ATGGAAAAGACCGTTATGCCGATGACGAGGAGGCTCGCCGGCTTCATCGCCGGATACAACGCCGGGGGGATTCCCTCAGTGGTTTACGAGCATGCCAAGGTTGCATTTTTGGACTGGCTGGGTGTAACCCTTGGGGGTAAGGAGGATCCCCTTGTGAAGAAACTGATCGCCTACTCGGAGCTCATGGGTGGGAACGAGCAGGCGACGATCCTGGGATACGGTGTCAAGAAATCGCTTGAGCAGGCTGCGCTGATCAATGGTTCGGCTTCGCACGCCCTGGATTTCGACGATACCCTCGAAGCCTCTCTTGGGCATCCTTCGGTAACCTTGTTTCCTTCTCTTTTGGCCCTTGCCGAGTGGCAGGGGAGAAGCGGTATCGATTTCCTGACCGCGTATGTCATAGGCTTGAAGGCCGCGGCTGTCATCGGCGCCTGTGCCGGCCTTCCCCACTACATGTCGGGATCTCACGCGACGGCGACCATTGGGCATCTTGCTTCCGCGGCGGCGAGCGCCAGGCTTCTTGAGCTGGACGAGCAGCAGACCCTTTTTGCGCTGGGCATTGCCGGGACCCAGGCTGCCGGGCTCAAAAGGGTTTTCGGTACCATGTGCAAGCCACTTCATGCGGGCAGGGCTTCCCAGGCCGGATTGACGGCGGCCCTTCTTGCGAAAGAGGGTTTTACCAGTGCCGAAGATATCTTGGAAGGACCGCACGGATTTTTTGCCGTTTTGAAGGGAGAAGTGAAAGAAGCCGTGCTGGAATCGCTTGGGAAAACCTGGGACATCGAAAAGCTTGCGCAAAAATACCATGCTTCTTGTCATGCGACACACTCTCCCATAGAGGCGGCCGTATGGCTTGTGGAAACACACCGCATCAAGGCTCGGGATCTGCGTGAGATCAAGGTTTTTGTGTCACAGCTCGCACTCGACGCCGCCGGAAAGCTTGCACCGACCTCCGGCCTGGAGGGAAAGTTCAGCATTCCTTATTGCGTGGTCAATGCGATTCTGCGGAGGGACACGGGAATGACGGCATTTACCGATGAAAAGGTTCGAGACGCAGAGGTCGCAGAGTATATGAAGAAGGTAAAGCTGGAGCTCGACGATGGGCTCGGAGGCCTCGAAGCACGCGTAGTGCTGGTTGACAACGGCGGCGAGGAATATGTGAAAACGTGGGACATCTTGAAAGACATTCCGGATCTGGAGACGAAGAAAAGAAAAATAGGGGATAAATTTTCCGATCTCTGCCGAGCCGTCCTTGGAGACACCAAGACTCGGAAATTAAGAGATCAGGTGGTATCTTTGGAAAAGCTGGACGCTATGCCGAGGATCATCGAACAGATTTAG
- a CDS encoding thiolase family protein — MAEKCVIVSAKRTPFGRYLGSLSEMEPLDVAVHTAKAVLNAPGRDIGADIQQIFVGNCIPSAFETGSVTGRQIGLKLGLDVFTTTIDTACCAPLTGLRMACWGMRLGEIESALVIGVEAMSRTPHGSRQFRTGVRIGSVMLPDPIYPISYPGYNPVSVDASDGAEKYGISKRMLDSFAMGSHLKWEKAAREGKFDDELAPIPVVKGRERYLFAQDEMPRPGGSVAAIEMLPTVFGAKTTTAGNAPGLNDGASAMVVMTERKAKELGLPVLGTIVDQVGRTDQPFGISWIPAKVIEKLLGRTAMAIEDMDLIEINEAFAAMPLVSTRILSGGDDRKWLELIAKTNVNGGAIAVGHPVGASGLRITMTMMYELRRRGGGMGIAAICGGLTQGEAVIIKV, encoded by the coding sequence ATGGCTGAGAAATGTGTGATTGTGAGCGCCAAGAGAACACCTTTTGGTAGATACTTGGGTTCTCTGTCCGAGATGGAGCCCCTCGACGTTGCCGTCCATACCGCCAAGGCGGTGCTGAATGCACCGGGGAGAGATATTGGAGCCGATATCCAGCAGATCTTCGTTGGGAACTGTATTCCGAGCGCCTTTGAAACTGGCTCGGTTACCGGAAGACAGATTGGCCTGAAGCTCGGCCTTGATGTTTTTACAACCACCATCGATACCGCTTGTTGTGCCCCTCTTACGGGTCTGCGAATGGCCTGTTGGGGGATGCGACTGGGCGAGATCGAGTCTGCTCTTGTGATCGGGGTTGAGGCCATGAGCCGTACGCCGCATGGGAGCCGTCAATTCAGGACGGGAGTCCGGATTGGGTCCGTCATGCTGCCGGACCCGATATATCCGATTTCGTATCCCGGCTATAATCCGGTATCTGTGGATGCCTCGGATGGTGCGGAAAAGTATGGCATTTCAAAACGGATGCTGGATTCTTTTGCGATGGGATCCCATTTGAAATGGGAGAAGGCGGCGCGAGAAGGTAAATTCGATGACGAACTGGCGCCCATTCCAGTCGTAAAGGGTCGGGAGAGGTATCTGTTTGCCCAGGACGAGATGCCCCGTCCCGGCGGGTCCGTGGCCGCAATCGAAATGCTGCCGACTGTATTCGGAGCTAAAACAACCACGGCGGGAAACGCTCCCGGACTCAACGACGGTGCTTCCGCAATGGTGGTGATGACGGAAAGAAAGGCCAAGGAGCTGGGCCTGCCGGTGCTGGGCACCATTGTGGATCAGGTGGGTAGGACCGATCAACCGTTTGGCATCTCCTGGATCCCCGCAAAGGTTATCGAGAAGCTTCTGGGCAGGACCGCCATGGCCATCGAGGACATGGATCTCATCGAAATCAACGAAGCGTTTGCGGCCATGCCGTTGGTGAGTACACGGATACTTTCGGGAGGCGATGACAGGAAGTGGCTCGAGCTGATCGCCAAGACCAATGTCAATGGGGGAGCCATCGCCGTTGGCCATCCAGTTGGTGCTTCAGGGCTCAGGATAACCATGACAATGATGTACGAGCTGCGGCGAAGGGGCGGCGGAATGGGTATTGCTGCAATCTGCGGCGGCCTGACCCAGGGAGAGGCCGTGATAATCAAGGTATAA
- a CDS encoding 3-hydroxyacyl-CoA dehydrogenase NAD-binding domain-containing protein — translation MPEVTYRLDSEMRLATFLIDTAAPVNAIGEQFIKDLAECTRRANEDGVNGVILASAKQKSFLDGANLKEIRTAASAFALKHMVRSLQDVFSELAKSPFPVVAVLTGQTALGGGFEMILWTCDHVFATEGCRMGLPETNIGLFPAGGGPESLRRLVGLEKMLDLVMKGQVLPAEAYVPTGVVSIVGKKEIFLEAGKWLKNHPGVINRNYDPTWQEPGIQGIEERKQLVQQARALYCVCPERPYLRAVLDAVEEGLTLPFEEAAGAEIKYFAPLIENENVRNKIDFFFLTTSIAPKLAVANVKKAVAVPRLAILGAGLMGRGIAQVCADRGIRVLLLDVDLKTAKKAVENIDSSLDSLVRKGRWSAERKASVMANINVGDDYTALKDVPLVIEAVFEDLELKRKVLKQVQDVNPDIIFASNTSTIPMDEIAAESARPEQVVGMHYFSPVPLMPLLEVIQGPRTSESALATAVVTGRQQGKTCIVVGDGPGFYTSRTFGVYVTMGFFLAELGINPWEVDRLALEAGFPQGPLNVYGTAGGNVIYHAALFLKSRRPEFTEIPKTMINMYEAGYVGAGKPCFYKNGSQPDESVLQFIVRNESLPVPDAATAKEMLLLAMVNQAFHCLDEGVLRNYYSMDLGAVLGIGFPDCWHGPGRYVSLKGVSATRKRLQQLHDQYGLAFLTPAAEFSRLAACGVDRGLI, via the coding sequence ATGCCGGAAGTTACCTATCGGTTGGATTCCGAAATGCGATTGGCGACATTCCTCATCGATACCGCCGCCCCTGTCAATGCCATAGGGGAACAGTTCATCAAAGACCTTGCAGAATGTACCCGAAGGGCCAACGAAGATGGCGTGAACGGTGTGATCCTGGCATCGGCAAAGCAGAAGAGTTTCCTGGACGGCGCGAACCTCAAGGAGATAAGGACCGCGGCCTCTGCTTTCGCCTTAAAACACATGGTGCGCAGTCTCCAAGACGTGTTCTCCGAATTGGCCAAGAGTCCGTTTCCCGTTGTAGCTGTGCTTACGGGGCAGACTGCATTGGGGGGTGGTTTCGAGATGATCCTGTGGACCTGCGACCATGTGTTTGCGACCGAAGGATGTAGGATGGGGCTGCCGGAGACCAATATCGGCTTGTTTCCCGCAGGGGGCGGTCCCGAGTCTCTCAGGAGACTGGTCGGATTGGAGAAGATGCTGGACCTGGTGATGAAGGGACAGGTCCTTCCTGCCGAGGCCTACGTACCTACGGGGGTGGTGAGCATTGTCGGTAAAAAGGAAATCTTCCTGGAAGCTGGGAAATGGCTCAAGAATCATCCCGGAGTTATCAATCGCAACTACGACCCGACATGGCAGGAGCCGGGCATCCAGGGCATCGAGGAACGCAAGCAGCTCGTTCAACAGGCGCGAGCCTTGTATTGTGTTTGTCCCGAAAGACCCTACCTGCGCGCCGTGTTGGATGCCGTTGAAGAAGGTCTGACCTTGCCGTTCGAGGAAGCTGCTGGGGCCGAGATCAAATATTTCGCTCCGCTGATTGAAAATGAAAATGTGCGCAACAAGATCGACTTTTTTTTCCTCACGACCAGTATCGCCCCGAAGCTGGCTGTGGCAAACGTGAAGAAGGCCGTTGCAGTGCCTCGTCTCGCGATCCTGGGTGCTGGTCTGATGGGCCGGGGTATTGCCCAGGTCTGTGCGGACAGGGGCATTAGAGTGCTTCTCTTGGATGTCGATCTGAAGACGGCGAAAAAAGCGGTGGAAAATATAGACTCCAGCCTCGATTCCCTGGTGCGGAAGGGGCGCTGGAGCGCTGAGCGCAAGGCCTCCGTCATGGCCAATATCAATGTCGGTGATGACTATACCGCCCTCAAGGATGTGCCGTTGGTCATTGAGGCGGTTTTCGAGGACCTGGAGCTCAAACGGAAAGTATTGAAGCAGGTGCAGGACGTGAATCCCGACATTATTTTTGCGTCGAATACTTCGACCATTCCCATGGACGAAATCGCCGCCGAGTCGGCCCGCCCTGAACAGGTTGTCGGGATGCATTATTTTTCCCCCGTACCCCTGATGCCCTTGCTGGAGGTGATCCAAGGGCCGCGAACGTCGGAAAGTGCGCTCGCCACGGCGGTGGTTACAGGGCGGCAGCAGGGAAAGACCTGCATCGTCGTCGGAGACGGTCCAGGCTTCTATACCAGCCGAACGTTCGGAGTCTACGTAACGATGGGGTTCTTCCTGGCCGAACTGGGCATCAATCCATGGGAAGTGGACCGTCTTGCGTTGGAAGCCGGATTTCCACAGGGTCCGTTGAATGTATATGGAACGGCGGGCGGAAACGTCATCTATCACGCCGCGTTATTCCTAAAGTCCAGGCGGCCGGAGTTCACGGAAATCCCCAAGACCATGATCAACATGTACGAGGCCGGCTATGTCGGTGCGGGCAAGCCCTGCTTTTACAAGAACGGGTCGCAACCGGATGAGTCAGTGCTCCAATTCATTGTGAGGAATGAAAGCCTGCCGGTTCCCGATGCGGCAACGGCCAAGGAGATGTTACTGCTTGCGATGGTCAATCAGGCATTTCATTGCCTGGATGAAGGTGTTCTCAGGAACTATTACTCGATGGACTTGGGTGCGGTCCTGGGAATAGGCTTTCCGGACTGCTGGCACGGTCCTGGTCGCTACGTAAGTCTTAAGGGGGTGAGTGCGACAAGGAAGCGCCTGCAACAGTTGCATGACCAATACGGATTGGCCTTTTTAACCCCGGCTGCCGAGTTTAGCCGACTGGCCGCATGCGGCGTGGACAGAGGCCTTATTTGA
- a CDS encoding cobalamin B12-binding domain-containing protein, translating to MNTEKRVRVLVGKPGLDGHDRGAQVIAYGLRDLGFEVVYTGLRQKPEDIARAAVEEDVDVVGLSILSGSHLAMTRKVIEKLAELKAGDIMVLVGGVIPEEDIAKLKEMGVAGVFTAGTSIGEIAEFIRSHVRNQGPGSQSVA from the coding sequence ATGAACACCGAGAAAAGAGTGAGAGTTCTGGTGGGGAAACCGGGCCTCGACGGTCATGACCGTGGTGCCCAGGTGATAGCCTACGGACTTAGAGATCTGGGCTTTGAGGTTGTTTATACCGGCCTGCGCCAAAAGCCCGAAGACATCGCCCGGGCAGCGGTGGAGGAGGATGTGGACGTTGTGGGGCTCTCGATTCTCTCCGGTTCTCATTTGGCTATGACGCGCAAGGTAATCGAAAAGCTGGCCGAGCTGAAGGCCGGTGACATCATGGTTCTTGTCGGTGGTGTGATTCCAGAAGAAGACATTGCCAAGCTCAAGGAGATGGGGGTTGCGGGGGTATTCACGGCGGGAACCTCGATCGGCGAAATTGCGGAGTTCATCCGCTCGCATGTTCGTAATCAAGGGCCCGGCTCCCAGTCGGTCGCATAA
- the meaB gene encoding methylmalonyl Co-A mutase-associated GTPase MeaB: MEESWKKLIEDMQNGSLRAMARLITRVENREDGWLDAMKAIYGKGGNARVIGITGPPGAGKSTLVDGLTRKLVDLGFDVGIIAVDPSSPFSGGALLGDRLRMGKATALEGVFVRSMATRGALGGLSQAARDAVKIMDAFGKQIVLIETVGVGQDEVAVVKTADLVLVVCVPGTGDAIQAIKAGVMEIADIFVVNKADLDGADQVVADIQAMLELGAGPSTPDVPVVKTSAVLGSGMDQLAAVMLERLESRQRDSEWLKRQVKEEILVLLEKEIARHLRCGWERNGNLDSVVRQVMSGERDPYSFVKEVVEQFAQSCPEIRT, translated from the coding sequence ATGGAAGAGTCCTGGAAGAAATTGATCGAAGACATGCAGAATGGGTCTTTGCGGGCGATGGCCAGGCTGATAACCCGTGTCGAGAACAGGGAGGACGGCTGGCTGGACGCTATGAAGGCTATATATGGAAAAGGCGGCAATGCTCGGGTCATCGGCATCACCGGACCTCCGGGGGCAGGTAAAAGCACCCTCGTTGACGGACTCACGCGAAAGCTTGTCGATTTGGGTTTCGATGTGGGTATCATCGCTGTCGATCCCTCGAGTCCATTCTCCGGGGGGGCGCTCCTGGGGGATCGCCTTCGAATGGGTAAGGCGACTGCTCTTGAGGGTGTCTTTGTTCGTTCTATGGCTACTCGGGGGGCACTCGGGGGATTGAGCCAGGCGGCCCGCGATGCCGTGAAGATAATGGACGCGTTCGGGAAACAGATAGTGCTGATAGAGACGGTCGGGGTAGGCCAAGACGAGGTGGCTGTTGTAAAGACCGCAGATCTTGTGCTCGTCGTTTGTGTCCCTGGAACGGGAGACGCTATCCAGGCCATCAAGGCTGGAGTCATGGAAATTGCGGACATTTTTGTTGTCAATAAGGCGGACCTCGACGGGGCGGATCAGGTCGTCGCTGATATTCAGGCCATGCTGGAGCTCGGTGCCGGGCCATCCACGCCGGATGTGCCCGTGGTGAAAACCTCCGCCGTTCTGGGTAGTGGGATGGATCAGCTGGCTGCTGTCATGCTTGAGCGGCTTGAATCCCGCCAAAGGGATTCTGAATGGCTGAAACGGCAGGTGAAGGAAGAAATTCTTGTTTTGCTGGAGAAGGAAATCGCTCGCCACTTGCGATGCGGATGGGAGCGCAACGGAAATCTTGACAGTGTTGTCAGGCAGGTGATGAGTGGCGAGCGTGATCCCTATTCGTTCGTTAAGGAGGTTGTTGAGCAGTTTGCGCAGAGCTGCCCGGAAATTCGGACTTGA
- a CDS encoding FKBP-type peptidyl-prolyl cis-trans isomerase: MVVQKGAIVTMFYVLKDAEGNVLDDRYEHIPVRFIFGCGALPPGLEKRLAGLRQGQRVTVVVPPEEGYGERKPERVIRVHRDDLPEHEKITVGDRFKPLSPDLESDSATVQGYIDDWVLLDSATVQGYIGDWVYLDCNHPYAGKELHYEVDIAYVRVP; the protein is encoded by the coding sequence ATGGTTGTCCAGAAAGGTGCCATCGTGACCATGTTTTACGTTCTTAAGGATGCAGAGGGGAACGTCCTTGACGATAGGTACGAGCACATACCTGTGAGGTTCATCTTTGGATGCGGCGCGCTTCCGCCGGGACTTGAGAAAAGACTTGCGGGATTGAGGCAGGGGCAGAGAGTGACGGTTGTCGTTCCTCCCGAGGAAGGATACGGGGAGAGAAAGCCTGAAAGGGTGATCAGGGTGCACAGAGATGATCTGCCCGAACACGAGAAGATAACGGTCGGCGACAGGTTTAAACCTTTGTCCCCGGATCTTGAGTCGGATTCGGCCACGGTGCAAGGCTATATCGATGACTGGGTCTTGCTGGATTCGGCCACGGTGCAAGGCTATATCGGTGACTGGGTCTACCTGGATTGCAACCATCCGTATGCCGGAAAGGAATTGCATTATGAGGTAGATATTGCCTATGTGCGGGTCCCTTAG
- a CDS encoding tetratricopeptide repeat protein has protein sequence MDIEALNELGRKHLERGEHREALVQFERMLELFKERSDTRDLAELYNNIGHARVAMKRFDEALISFNEAALIYGRRGDLIRMAEQFGNIGSVYRDRGEVLSAVESYRRALAIFEEQSYRLGVADQCANLGYIYAVGGDPGTAIEWFDRALALYRLEGEDVRAGLTEKNLQTLRRLIG, from the coding sequence ATGGATATAGAAGCCTTGAATGAACTGGGAAGGAAACATCTGGAGAGGGGCGAGCACCGAGAGGCTCTGGTTCAATTCGAAAGGATGCTGGAATTGTTTAAGGAGAGGAGTGATACTCGCGACTTGGCGGAGCTTTATAATAACATAGGCCACGCACGGGTGGCCATGAAACGCTTCGACGAAGCTCTCATCTCATTCAACGAGGCGGCCCTGATCTACGGGCGAAGGGGAGATCTCATCAGGATGGCGGAGCAGTTCGGCAATATCGGATCGGTATACCGGGACAGAGGCGAGGTACTCTCCGCCGTTGAAAGCTACCGCCGGGCACTTGCTATTTTCGAGGAGCAATCCTACCGACTCGGGGTTGCCGACCAGTGCGCCAACCTCGGTTACATCTATGCCGTCGGAGGCGATCCGGGTACCGCCATCGAGTGGTTTGACAGGGCATTGGCCTTGTACCGGCTTGAAGGGGAGGATGTTCGAGCCGGGCTTACCGAGAAGAACCTCCAAACGCTGAGGCGGCTCATTGGATGA
- a CDS encoding DUF4037 domain-containing protein, translating to MNENLAMKGLDLCEQYFRAVGLPMLRRDFGKDIDRIAAGLVGDGSECFGFDDEISRDHDWGPGFCLWLESEDYERIGPQLQAALDALPPRFLGYGPRRSSRWGTGRIGVFETSRFYERFTGMKELPRDVNDWLWLPENSLAACTNGKVFWDPLGEFTRRRNALLAFYPEDVRLKKIASRCMTIGQAGQYNVPRCLRRGEWFAAQYAETKFCADVISLVFLLNRRYTPFYKWMHRAVKDLPILGLWAHGRIGDLIALTNLADKVDLIEAMCVGLIEELKRQGLTDHPGSFMADHGPEIVRRIGDERLRGLDVWIG from the coding sequence ATGAATGAGAATCTAGCGATGAAAGGACTTGATCTTTGCGAACAGTATTTTCGGGCTGTCGGGCTGCCGATGCTCCGAAGGGATTTCGGCAAAGATATCGATCGCATTGCCGCGGGTCTGGTGGGAGACGGTTCGGAATGTTTCGGGTTCGACGACGAGATTTCTCGGGATCATGACTGGGGGCCCGGTTTCTGCCTCTGGCTGGAGAGTGAAGATTATGAACGAATCGGCCCGCAATTGCAGGCCGCGCTGGATGCTCTGCCCCCCCGTTTTCTGGGCTACGGGCCCCGCCGGAGCAGCCGCTGGGGGACAGGTCGGATCGGGGTGTTCGAAACGAGCCGCTTTTATGAGCGGTTTACAGGTATGAAAGAACTGCCGCGCGACGTAAACGACTGGCTTTGGCTCCCGGAAAACAGCTTGGCGGCCTGCACCAACGGAAAGGTGTTCTGGGATCCGTTGGGAGAGTTCACCAGAAGGCGCAACGCGCTCTTGGCGTTTTATCCCGAGGACGTGAGGCTCAAGAAGATCGCATCTCGCTGCATGACGATCGGCCAGGCCGGACAGTACAATGTTCCCCGGTGCTTGCGACGCGGTGAATGGTTCGCGGCGCAGTATGCTGAAACCAAATTCTGTGCCGACGTCATTTCCCTGGTCTTCCTATTGAACCGTAGATATACCCCGTTTTACAAATGGATGCACCGGGCCGTGAAAGACCTCCCGATTCTTGGGCTATGGGCCCATGGCCGGATCGGCGATCTTATCGCCTTGACCAACCTTGCGGACAAGGTGGACTTGATTGAAGCCATGTGTGTGGGCTTGATCGAAGAGCTGAAGCGGCAGGGTCTGACCGATCACCCCGGTTCATTTATGGCCGACCATGGTCCCGAGATTGTGCGCCGCATCGGGGATGAGCGTTTGCGTGGCCTTGATGTCTGGATCGGCTGA
- a CDS encoding NAD-dependent epimerase/dehydratase family protein has translation MKNILVIGGSYFLGRVFVEEMAQDPDNCVYVVNRGNRPLNMPTVRELRCDRNDVAGMRAILPHKTWDAVVDFCAYAPQDVDDLMRVMTRDTIKHYLLISTASVYAPTKIRPVRENAPIVTAPQPALGPAASYGYLKALTEQTARRHCTQRSVPYTCLRPTIIYGRYNYAPRESYFFDLVRRGEPVVIPEHDLPLFQFVLVDDAARATARCVLNSAAYGKTFNVSADELISYGRLVEVIEAVSGKTISRRPMDVATIDRLRIPLPFPLDDHLIYSGRLLQETLDFSFTPFHAGMQSAYDWYRQSMSTTP, from the coding sequence ATGAAGAATATTCTGGTGATCGGAGGCAGCTATTTTCTCGGAAGGGTTTTTGTAGAGGAAATGGCGCAGGATCCGGATAATTGCGTTTACGTGGTGAACAGGGGAAACCGGCCGCTGAATATGCCGACCGTTCGGGAGCTGCGTTGTGACCGCAATGACGTTGCCGGGATGCGCGCGATTCTTCCGCACAAGACCTGGGATGCGGTGGTGGATTTTTGCGCCTACGCCCCGCAGGATGTCGACGACCTGATGCGGGTGATGACCAGGGATACGATAAAACATTACCTCCTCATCAGCACCGCTTCGGTTTATGCACCTACAAAAATCCGGCCTGTTCGCGAAAATGCTCCTATCGTCACTGCACCCCAACCCGCGCTTGGTCCGGCGGCGAGTTACGGTTACTTAAAGGCGCTTACCGAGCAGACGGCGCGCCGCCACTGCACCCAACGGAGTGTCCCCTACACCTGCCTGCGTCCGACCATCATTTATGGCAGGTACAACTACGCACCGCGGGAAAGTTATTTTTTCGATCTGGTGCGGCGTGGCGAGCCGGTTGTCATTCCGGAGCACGATCTCCCGTTGTTTCAGTTTGTTTTGGTGGACGATGCCGCCAGGGCCACTGCCCGTTGCGTGCTCAATTCGGCCGCATACGGGAAGACCTTCAACGTGTCCGCCGATGAGCTCATTTCTTACGGCAGATTGGTCGAAGTGATCGAAGCCGTCTCGGGTAAGACGATCTCGAGACGACCGATGGACGTTGCGACCATCGACCGTCTCCGCATCCCTCTTCCCTTTCCTCTGGATGATCATCTCATCTATTCCGGAAGGCTTCTTCAGGAAACGCTGGACTTTTCGTTTACACCTTTTCATGCCGGCATGCAGAGTGCCTATGATTGGTATCGACAATCCATGTCAACAACCCCTTGA
- a CDS encoding DUF4125 family protein — protein sequence MDARSLVSQILDIELEMFKSVPARYPVSCQDDEEGFRIMRAAQFAVWSEDTLRSYLQDLEAARQADRNLMTLKYARMEDLVAPLQNNVEITELIEEIVLIQLQWQREMEARYPALMARGRPMTDDGNGTGETSFERYLRAELETYSPVTLTNLFRDIVARQVKGENMTEEIYEHMVKALGYSSLVEADENARRQTTQ from the coding sequence ATGGACGCAAGAAGCCTGGTATCCCAGATATTGGATATCGAATTGGAAATGTTCAAAAGCGTTCCGGCACGCTACCCGGTCTCATGCCAGGACGACGAGGAAGGGTTTCGAATTATGCGGGCGGCCCAGTTCGCGGTTTGGTCGGAAGACACCTTGAGGAGCTATCTCCAAGACTTGGAAGCGGCTCGGCAGGCGGACCGGAATCTGATGACGCTCAAGTATGCCCGGATGGAAGACCTGGTTGCTCCATTGCAGAACAACGTCGAGATCACGGAGCTCATCGAGGAGATCGTCTTGATTCAGTTGCAATGGCAGCGCGAAATGGAGGCCCGCTATCCGGCCCTCATGGCCCGTGGGCGCCCCATGACGGACGATGGGAACGGCACCGGGGAGACATCCTTCGAAAGATATCTTCGGGCTGAGCTGGAAACCTATTCCCCGGTGACTCTGACCAACCTGTTCCGCGATATCGTGGCCAGGCAGGTCAAAGGTGAAAACATGACCGAAGAGATTTACGAGCATATGGTTAAGGCGCTGGGCTATTCTTCTCTGGTGGAGGCCGACGAGAACGCCCGCCGGCAGACTACGCAATAG